CATCCACCGACTCCTCGGCCGCGGTCGACATCGCGTCGTAGCCGAAGACGGCGAAGAAGACCGTCGCGGCTCCGGTCACCGCACCGGACATGCCGAACGGGAAGTACGGATGGTAGTTCGCGGAATCGATATGGAAGAAGCCGACCACGATCACCACCACGACGACCACGATCTTCAGGGCCACCACGAAGGTCTCGAACCGAGCGGCGGCCCGGATGCCGAGATTGAGCAGGAAGGCGATCAGCAGGCACAGCAGTGCCGCGAACAGATCCACCACGTGACCGTGCCCGGTGCCCGGCGCACCCAGCATCCAGTCCGGAAGCGCGACATCCCACTGCCCCAACAGGAATTGGATGTATCCGGAGATGCCGATCGCGACCACCGAGACGATCGCGGTGTATTCGAGCAGCAGATCCCAGCCGATGAACCAGCCCACCGGCTCACCCAGGACGGCGTATCCGTAGGTGTAGGCCGATCCCGCGCGCGGAATCAATCCCGCGAATTCGGCATAGGACAGCGCGGCCGCCGCACTGGCGACACCGGCGATCAGGAAGGAGATGAGGACGGCCGGCCCGGCGGTATCGTGCGCGACCGATCCGGCGAGCGCGAAGATTCCGGCTCCGATGATGCCGCCCACGCCGATGGCGGTCAGCTGCCACAACCCCAGCGTGCGATGCAGGGCTGTCGGGGAATCATCGCTGATCTGGTCGATCGGCTTGCGCCGGAAGAACTCTCGTAGCGCTGGACTGGTTCGCATGGGCGCTCCTTGTCCTCCGGGCGGTGTCCGGCCGGCGGTGCCGGTGCGCTCACCGTACCGATCCCGCCGGAGAAGCGCGCGGCATTCGATCCGGCGCCGCGACCCGCCGGTCCCCCGCCCGGCCCGGACGAATCCGATCATCCCTGAAACAGGTTGTAGACATATGCTGTCATTTGTCTTACTGTCGATACATGAGTAACGCGGTGTCTCAGGAAGCACGTTTCACCTTGCGGTCCGGTGAGACCTGGCGCGATCCCTGGCCCATGTACGCCGCCCTCCGGGCCCACGATCCGGTGCACCATGTGGTGCCCGAGGGGCGACCGCAGGACGACTACTACGTGCTGTCGCGATACGCCGATATCTATGCGGCCGTACGCGATCCGGAGACGTTCTCCTCGGCGCAGGGCCTCACCGTCGACTACAACAACCTCACCGAGATCGGGCTGGGCGAGAATCGGCCCTTCGTCTTCACCGATCCGCCGGATCACACCGTCTTCCGTCGTCGCGTCGCCAAGGGGTTCACCCCGCGCCAGGTCCAGGAGATCCGGCCCGCGGTCGAGGCCTTCGTGATCGAGCGGCTGGAACGACTGCGCGCCGAGGGCGGCGGCGATATCTCGGCCGAACTGTTCAAACCGTTGCCGACCATGGTGGTGGCGCACTATCTCGGTGTGCCCGAGGCGGATCGGGCCAAGTTCGACGAGTGGAGCGAGGCGATCGTGGCCGCCTCCGCGACCGGCGGCATTCAGCACGCCCAAGACGCCGTCGGTGAGCTGTCGCAGTACTTCATCGCGATGATCGACCAGCGCAAACTCGAACCCGCCGACGACACCGTCTCCCATCTGGTGGCCTCCGGTCTGGGCGCCGAGGGCGATGTCGGCGAGATCCTGCAGATCATCGGCTTCGCGTTCACGATGATCACCGGCGGCAACGACACCACCACCGGAAATCTCGGCGGCGCGGTGCAATTGCTGACCACCGAACCCGGCCAGCGGCGGCGGCTGCTCGACGATCCGAGCCTGATCCCCGCCGCGGTCGACGAGTTCCTGCGGATGACCTCGCCGGTACAGGGGCTGGCCCGCACCACCACCCGCGATGTGGAGATCGAGGGCGTGACCATCCCCGCCGGCCGCCGCGTACTGATGCTGTACGCGTCGGCCAATCGCGATGAGAGCGAATACGGCTCGGACGCGGGCGCACTCGATGTCACCCGGAATCCGAGGAATATCCTCACCTTCGGCAACGGCAATCACCACTGCCTCGGCGCGGCCGCCGCGCGGATGCAGGCGACCATCGCACTGCGGGAACTGCTGACCCGCTGCCCGGACTTCACCGTCGACATCGACGGTGTCCGCTACACCGACGGCAACTATGTCCGCTGGCCGGTCAACGTCCCGTTCGTGCCATGAGCGACTGGCTGGGGCAGCCGCGATCGCTGCAGGCGGCCGAGCGCATCCTCGACGCGGCCGCGGCCCTGTTCGCCGAGCGCGGTGTGGCGGCCACCCAGATGGGTGATATCGCCAAGGCCGCGGGCTGCTCGCGGGCGACGCTGTACCGCTATTTCGACAGCCGTCAGGCCGTCCAGCTGGCATACGTGCACCGTGAGGCCAGGCGGGTCGGCGCCACCGTGGCGGCCCGGATCGCATCGATCGGCGATCCGGGGGAACGGGTGGTGGCCGGAGTGCAGGCGAGTCTGCGGGCGGTGCGCGCCGACCCGCTGCTCATCGCCTGGTTCCGGCCCGACGATGCCGGGCGGACCCTGGAGATCGCCCAGACCTCGCAGGTCATCGAGGCCATCGGCACTTCGCTGTTCGATCCGGAAAGGCTGTCCGGACAGCATGATTCGACATTGCTCGCCCGGTGGCTGACACGGATCATCGTCTCCCTGCTGACAGTGCCCGCGCAGAGCGAGGACGAGGAACGGGCCATGCTCGAGCGGTTCCTGGCACCGCTGGTGACCGAGCGGCGCTGAATACGGGGGGGCGCCCGCGTCCGCCCTCGCGAATTCCGCCCGCCGGGCGTCTTGCGCACGGCGGCATCGCCCACGAGGCTGGAGGTATGGATTCGCTCATCATGTCCGCCCGCGACCTCGACTTCCTGCTCTACGAGTGGCTCGATGTGACCGGGCTGACCGAGCGCGATCGGTACCGGGAGCACAGCCGCGAGACCTTCGATCAGGTGCTCGCGCTGAGCCGGGAGCTGGCCGAGAAGTACTTCGCTCCGCACAACCGCACGGGTGATCTGCACGAACCGACCTTCGACGGGGACAAGGTGCACATCATCCCGGAGGTGGCCACCGCGCTGTCGGCCTTCGCCGAGGCGGGCTTCGTCGGCGCGGCGATGGATGAACGGATCGGCGGCATGCAACTGCCGCATACGATCTTCACCGCGTGCATGGCCTGGTTCTACGCCGCCAATGTCGGGACCGCGAGCTACGCGCTGCTGACCATCGGCAACGCGAATCTGCTGGCCGCCCACGCCGATCCGGATCAGATCGATCGCTTCGTGCGGCCGATGCTGACCGGGCGCTACTTCGGCACGATGGCGCTGTCGGAGCCGCAGGCGGGTTCGTCCCTGGCCGATATCACCACCAAGGCCGTCCCCGCCGGCGACGGCACCTACCGACTGTTCGGGCGCAAGATGTGGATCTCCGGCGGCGATCACGAGCTGTCGGAGAACATCGTGCATCTGGTGCTGGCGCGTATTCCTGGGTCCGACAGCGGAACCCGCGGCATCTCGCTGTTCATCGTGCCGAAATACCTTCCCGCCGAAGATGGTTCGCTCGGGGAGCGCAACGATGTGGTGCTGGCCGGGATCAATCACAAGATGGGCTGGCGGGGTACGGTCAACACCGCGCCCGTCTTCGGCGACGGCGCCTTCACTCCGGGCGGCGAGGCGGGGGCCATCGGCTATCTCGTCGGCGAGCCCAATCGCGGCCTCGCCTATATGTTCCACATGATGAACGAGGCGCGCTTGGGAGTCGGGCTGGCCGCCACCGCCCTGGGCTACACCGGATATCTCAAGGCGCTCGATTACGCCCGCAGCCGCCCGCAGGGCCGTCCGGTCACGATCAAGGGCGGTGCGAGCGCGCAGGTGCCGATCGTGAAACATCCGGATGTGCGGCGAATGTTGCTGGCGCAGAAGGCCTATGCCGAGGGCGCGCTGGCGCTGCAGTTGTACTGCGGCAGGCTCATCGACCGGCAGCGCAGTGCGGTCGACGCGGATGAGGCCCAGCGCACGAACCTGTTGCTGCGGGTGCTGACCCCGATCGCGAAGAGCTGGCCGAGCCAGTGGTGCCTGGCGGCCAACGACCTCGCCATCCAGGTTCACGGCGGGGCCGGATATACCCGCGACTACGACGTCGAACAGCACTACCGGGACAATCGGCTCAACCCGATTCACGAAGGCACACACGGGATTCAGAGTCTGGATCTACTCGGCCGGGCGGTGGTGGCCGACGGCGGCGCGGCTTTGACCCTGTTGCTGGACACCATGGGCGACACCGTCGACCGCGCCCGCGCCACCGGGGACGGCGAACTGGGCGATTTCGCCGATGCGCTGGCGGCGGCCGCCGGGCGCATCGCCACCACCACGGCTACCGTCTGGCGGGATGCGAATCCGGATGCGGCACTGTCGAATTCGGCTGCCTACCTGGAGGCCTTCGGACATGTGGTGCTGGCCTGGATCTGGCTGGAACAGGCGATCGCCGCATACGGCGGCACCGAGGACTTCCACCGCGGTAAGCGCGCCGCCGCGCGCTACTTCTACCACTGGGAATTGCCGCGCACCGCACCGCTTTTCGATCTGCTCGACGCCATGGATCGCACCACCCTGGACCTGGACGACGCCTGGCTCTAGCACATCGGCACGACCGCTCGCCGCCCTCCTGGCGGCAATCGGCCACTACCGCGCCCTCTAGTCTGGGCTGGTGGAGATGGGATGGACGCGCCTGGCGCAACAATGCCTCGTCGAGGAGGACGAGGCGATTCTCGCGCTGAACAAACCGGCCGGCATCGCCGTGACCGGGGAACGGCACGACACCGACCTCGTCGAGTTGGCCGCCGCCGAGGGCCGCACGCTGTATCCGGTGCACCGCATCGACAAGGTCACCTCGGGCCTGGTCCTGTTCGCCAAGGATCTCGCCGCCCACGGTGGCCTGACCAGGCAGTTCAACAAGCAGACCGCCGAGAAGCGCTACCTGGTGATCACCGCCGCCACCGACCTGCCCGACAGCGGCGTGATCGACCTGCCGCTGAGCGTGGGCCGTAAGAATCGGGTCCGGATCGCGGCCCCTCGCGACACCATTCGCCGCGACGGCGATACCTGGACCGTCGACGAGGGCGCGCTGCTGGCCGGGAAGAACTATCCGTCCCGCACCGAATTCGCCACGATCGCCCGGACCGAGCACCACACCATCCTGCTGGCTCGCCCCGTCACCGGCCGCCGCCACCAGATCCGGGTACATCTGGCGTGGATCGGCTACCCGATCGCCGGCGATCCCCTCTTCGACAAGTCCGGCGCTTACACCCGCACCCATCTGCACTCGTGGTCACTGGGCGTCGAGGCGCCCTGGCGCGCCGATCCGAACCTGGAGCTCGTCGCCGCGCCCGGCGAGGATTTCTTCAGCACGCCGACGGGCCCGATCATCGACGACCCGGCCGCCCTGCTCGAACGGATCACGAAGAATCCGGGCCCGAGCGCTCGCGGATGATGTGATTCGCCACCGCTCCGCACGGTCTCCCGAACACACGACCCGGGATGAGAACTCGCCCGATGGATCGATAGACACAACCCGCGCCGCGACCTCAGCGACAGATCCCGTCAGACCGGACGACGGGGTGTGGTGATGGCCTGTTCGAGCAGGCCTTGAAGGACTCGCTGTTGGTCCGGGTCGAGGCCGGCCAGCGGCGAGTCCGCGGCGAGGAGCTCGAGGAGTCGCCGTCGGAGCGCATGCCCCTCGGCCGTGAGGACGAGCTGTTTCGCGCGGCGGTCACTGGGGTGCGCGCGACGCTCGACGAGATCCTTCTTCGCGAGGTTGTCGACGATGAAGGTGGCGTTGGAGGGTTCGCAGGTCATGCGTTCGGCCAGCTCGCGCATGGTCATCGGCCCGGTCAGTTCGCGTAGTGCGGTCGCCTGGGCGGCGGTGAGTCCGAGAGTGACCGCGCGCTCGCGGACATGATCGGCGATCTGCTGAGCCAATCCGTTGACCAGACCGCACAGTTCTCGCTCGGCGACGGCCTGCGGCTCCGGGACTGTGGTCATGCGCCGAGTCTACCCAATACATCAAGCAGATATATTTAAAGCTTAAATAGTTACCGCTTGATGTTTATCGTGATGTCGGCCGCCCCGACCGGGCGGAGTCCACGCATCGAAGAGAAGGAGCTGCGCCATGGCAGACACCCAGGCCGGACACGATCACCGGTTGAGCAGCCCGCCGGGCATCCGTTCGATATGGCTGGGCGATACGAAAGTCTCCTTCGTCCCGGACGGGGTCATCCAGGGCAAGCCGCTGGCCTGGCTACCCGACAGCACCGAACAGACGTGGACCGCTCACCCGGAATACCTCGACAGCTCGGGCTATCTGGTGGCCGGCGTCGGAGCTCTGCTCGTGGAACACGGCGACCGGGCGCTCCTGATCGATGCCGGGTTCGGCCCGCAGTCGATGCCGGCCGAACCGGGAAGTCCCAACGGCGCCCTCCACAGTGGCGCACTGCCGGAGAACCTCGCTCGACTCGGCCGCACACCGGCCGAGATCGAATCGGTGGCCTTCACACACTTGCACGTCGATCACATCGGCTGGGCCCGGTCCTCGACCGAGGGAGACGCCCCGGTGTTCGCCGATTCCGAATACCTTGTGGCCGAACCGGAGTGGAGCAACCGCCGGCAGCTGGAGAACGGCGGCACCACCGCCGAGATCGCCGCGACACTGGCGCCGCGGGTGCGCACCGTAGCCGACGGTCAGACGATCTTCCCCGGCGTCGAGGTGCAGATCAGCGGCGGACACACTCTCGGGCACGCACAGTATGTGATCACCGGCGGCGGAATCCGGCTGATCGCCTTCGGCGATGCGCTGCACTCCCCCATCCAGGTCGCCCGTCCCGAATGGTCCTGCGTTTACGATCACGACCCCGCCCGGGCCGTGGACCAACGCCGTCGCCTGCTCGCGGAATTGGCGCAACCCGGCACGATCGGATACGGCAATCATTTCGCCGACGTCGTCTTCGGCCAGGTCCGCCGGGACGGCGATCGCATGGCGTGGCATCCGGTGAACACGGAGTCGCCGAGCGGGAATCGCGCGCATCATCAAGGTACACAACACATTCGACAGCGATAGCGGGAGCTGTCGCCGCCGCTCGTCGACCGCGCGGCGATACTCCTCGCAATGATCGGCGGCAGCCCTAGCGCCAGGGATCGAGGACGAACTTGCCCCGGGTTCGTCCCGCCTCCAGGTGCCGCAGCACTTCCGGCCCCTCGGCCAGAGGATGGATGTGGGGCGCTCCGGGCAGGTACACGCCCTGCGCGATGAGCGCGTCGAGCTCACCGAGCAACGATTCGTAGAGGGACGGCGCCGCGACCGCCAGTGCGCCGATATGCAGGCCCTTGACCTGGACCTGATGGTCGAAGATCAGATCGTGGGTGCTCAGCACGGCATCACCGGAGGCGGCGCCGAACACGACGATGCGCCCGGTGAAGGGCTTGGCCACCGACAGACCGACCTCGAAGGTGGCCTGTCCCACCGATTCCAGCACCAGATCCACACCCCCGGTCATGCGGGCGATCTCCGCAGCCAGATCGGGGCGTCTACGGTCGAGAACCTCGTCGGCGCCGAGTGCTCGGACAGTGTCGTGCTTGTCGGGTGACGCCGTGGCGATCACCCGCGCACCGTAGTGGCGGGCGAGGCGAACGGCGGCCTGCCCCACGCCCCCGCCCGCGGCATGGACGAGCACCACCTCACCCCTTTCGATCCCGCCCAACGGTTTCAGCGCCGCCAGGGCGGTTGCCCAGTTCAGCACGAGGCCAATGGCTTCGGCATCGGTCCAGCCGGCCGGTACCGGAACCACCCCCGCCGCCGGCATCGTCATGTACTCAGCGAACGCACCCGGCCCGGCGCCGACGACATGGTCGCCGAGCCGAAGCGGACCGCCGACATCCGGCCCGATGCCCACGATCTCGCCGACGGCCTCGAAGCCCGCCGCATACGGCGGCTGGGGACCACCGCCATAGGTTCCGCGCGTCTGCATGACATCGGCGAAGTTGACGCCGGCCGCGCCGACTCGGATCAGGTACTCGCCGGGCCCCGGGGTGGGGCGAGGGTGATCGGTCGCAAGGACCAGATCATTCGGCCCCCGGTGCGTGCGCTGGATCAGGGCCCGCATGGTCGGCCTCGTGGTGTGCTGCTGCTCATTGCTCTCCATACGGCGAAGGTAGGAGTTCGACACTTGTGTCAAGGTCAAGTGGCAATCCGATATCGGTACGACGAGCCTGCCGCAGATAGGCGTCGAGCGCCGCCTGCTGATCACTGAGAACGGCGATACGACCGGCGATCCGATCGCGAAAACTCTGGACCTCGCGCAAGAACTCGGCACACACCCCATCGGTGCCCGCATCGGGTCCGCTGGGCAGAACTTCCCTGATCAACCGCACCGGCAAGCCGGACTCCAGCAACGACCGGATGACGAGCACCCGGTCGACCGTGGACGGGCAGTAGTCACGAAACCCGTTGTCGAATCGACCGGGGACGATCAAACCCTCGGCCTCGTAGTGCCGCAGCGACCTCGCACTCACACCGCTGACCTTGGCGGCTTCACCGATCTTCACACCTGCGGGCAACGTCCGGGACAACCGCGATCTTCCGGCACTCGCCACGATCTCCCCTCACCTCTCGGGAAATCGATTGTCGGCGCGCCGCGGTGACGGTTCAATCGACGACCATGGAGCGGTTTCTGGTCACCGGGAGTTCAGGTCATCTCGGCGAAGCACTCGTGCGCACGTTGCGCGCCCAGGGACACGCGGTCGTCGGTCTGGACATTCTCGAATCCCCGTTCACGACGATCACCGGCTCCGTCACCGACCGTGACACCGTGCGCCGCGCTCTCGACGGCGTCACCCGTGTCCTGCACACCGCAACCCTGCACAAACCTCACGTAGGTTCGCACCGGCGTCAGGACTTCCTCGACACGAACGTGACCGGCACCCTGACCCTCCTCGAGGAAGCCGCGACTGCCGGGGTCGACGGCTTCGTATTCACCAGTAGCACAAGTGCTTTCGGTCGCTCACTGACACCCGGCCCGGACCGCCCCACAGCCTGGATCACCGAGGATGTCCACCCCGTCGTCCGCAACATCTATGGCGCCACCAAGATCGCGGCCGAGGACCTCGGTGAACTCGCCGCCCGCGACCTGGGCCTGCCCGTGATCATCCTGCGCACCTCACGATTCTTCCCGGAGCCGGACGATCGCGACGAGATCCGTGCCACCTATACCGACGCCAATCTGAAGGCCAACGAATTCCTCTACCGTCGCGTCGATATCGCGGATGTAGTCGACGCCCACCTGCTCGCCGCCCGGCATGCGCCGGAGATCGGGTTCGCCCGCTACATCATCAGCGCGACAA
The genomic region above belongs to Nocardia spumae and contains:
- a CDS encoding amino acid permease, translated to MRTSPALREFFRRKPIDQISDDSPTALHRTLGLWQLTAIGVGGIIGAGIFALAGSVAHDTAGPAVLISFLIAGVASAAAALSYAEFAGLIPRAGSAYTYGYAVLGEPVGWFIGWDLLLEYTAIVSVVAIGISGYIQFLLGQWDVALPDWMLGAPGTGHGHVVDLFAALLCLLIAFLLNLGIRAAARFETFVVALKIVVVVVVIVVGFFHIDSANYHPYFPFGMSGAVTGAATVFFAVFGYDAMSTAAEESVDAKRHLPKAILLSLAISMVLYVLVCVVLTGMQHYTEIDPESGLSSAFASVGLPGLGSLIAAGAIVGIMTVLFTFMLGVTRVWYSMSRDGLLPRWFAKTHAVRQVPTRITWIVGAAAAVIAGLLPIGQAAELTNIGILLAFIVVCVAVIVLRYRRPDLPRGFRTPGMPVVPLVGIGFSIWLITYLQPVTWLRFAIWFAIGAVVYLGYSRRHSVLATRGDTEVASDRR
- a CDS encoding cytochrome P450 is translated as MSNAVSQEARFTLRSGETWRDPWPMYAALRAHDPVHHVVPEGRPQDDYYVLSRYADIYAAVRDPETFSSAQGLTVDYNNLTEIGLGENRPFVFTDPPDHTVFRRRVAKGFTPRQVQEIRPAVEAFVIERLERLRAEGGGDISAELFKPLPTMVVAHYLGVPEADRAKFDEWSEAIVAASATGGIQHAQDAVGELSQYFIAMIDQRKLEPADDTVSHLVASGLGAEGDVGEILQIIGFAFTMITGGNDTTTGNLGGAVQLLTTEPGQRRRLLDDPSLIPAAVDEFLRMTSPVQGLARTTTRDVEIEGVTIPAGRRVLMLYASANRDESEYGSDAGALDVTRNPRNILTFGNGNHHCLGAAAARMQATIALRELLTRCPDFTVDIDGVRYTDGNYVRWPVNVPFVP
- a CDS encoding TetR/AcrR family transcriptional regulator encodes the protein MSDWLGQPRSLQAAERILDAAAALFAERGVAATQMGDIAKAAGCSRATLYRYFDSRQAVQLAYVHREARRVGATVAARIASIGDPGERVVAGVQASLRAVRADPLLIAWFRPDDAGRTLEIAQTSQVIEAIGTSLFDPERLSGQHDSTLLARWLTRIIVSLLTVPAQSEDEERAMLERFLAPLVTERR
- a CDS encoding acyl-CoA dehydrogenase; this encodes MDSLIMSARDLDFLLYEWLDVTGLTERDRYREHSRETFDQVLALSRELAEKYFAPHNRTGDLHEPTFDGDKVHIIPEVATALSAFAEAGFVGAAMDERIGGMQLPHTIFTACMAWFYAANVGTASYALLTIGNANLLAAHADPDQIDRFVRPMLTGRYFGTMALSEPQAGSSLADITTKAVPAGDGTYRLFGRKMWISGGDHELSENIVHLVLARIPGSDSGTRGISLFIVPKYLPAEDGSLGERNDVVLAGINHKMGWRGTVNTAPVFGDGAFTPGGEAGAIGYLVGEPNRGLAYMFHMMNEARLGVGLAATALGYTGYLKALDYARSRPQGRPVTIKGGASAQVPIVKHPDVRRMLLAQKAYAEGALALQLYCGRLIDRQRSAVDADEAQRTNLLLRVLTPIAKSWPSQWCLAANDLAIQVHGGAGYTRDYDVEQHYRDNRLNPIHEGTHGIQSLDLLGRAVVADGGAALTLLLDTMGDTVDRARATGDGELGDFADALAAAAGRIATTTATVWRDANPDAALSNSAAYLEAFGHVVLAWIWLEQAIAAYGGTEDFHRGKRAAARYFYHWELPRTAPLFDLLDAMDRTTLDLDDAWL
- a CDS encoding RluA family pseudouridine synthase produces the protein MGWTRLAQQCLVEEDEAILALNKPAGIAVTGERHDTDLVELAAAEGRTLYPVHRIDKVTSGLVLFAKDLAAHGGLTRQFNKQTAEKRYLVITAATDLPDSGVIDLPLSVGRKNRVRIAAPRDTIRRDGDTWTVDEGALLAGKNYPSRTEFATIARTEHHTILLARPVTGRRHQIRVHLAWIGYPIAGDPLFDKSGAYTRTHLHSWSLGVEAPWRADPNLELVAAPGEDFFSTPTGPIIDDPAALLERITKNPGPSARG
- a CDS encoding MarR family winged helix-turn-helix transcriptional regulator, translated to MTTVPEPQAVAERELCGLVNGLAQQIADHVRERAVTLGLTAAQATALRELTGPMTMRELAERMTCEPSNATFIVDNLAKKDLVERRAHPSDRRAKQLVLTAEGHALRRRLLELLAADSPLAGLDPDQQRVLQGLLEQAITTPRRPV
- a CDS encoding MBL fold metallo-hydrolase — protein: MADTQAGHDHRLSSPPGIRSIWLGDTKVSFVPDGVIQGKPLAWLPDSTEQTWTAHPEYLDSSGYLVAGVGALLVEHGDRALLIDAGFGPQSMPAEPGSPNGALHSGALPENLARLGRTPAEIESVAFTHLHVDHIGWARSSTEGDAPVFADSEYLVAEPEWSNRRQLENGGTTAEIAATLAPRVRTVADGQTIFPGVEVQISGGHTLGHAQYVITGGGIRLIAFGDALHSPIQVARPEWSCVYDHDPARAVDQRRRLLAELAQPGTIGYGNHFADVVFGQVRRDGDRMAWHPVNTESPSGNRAHHQGTQHIRQR
- a CDS encoding NADPH:quinone oxidoreductase family protein; translated protein: MESNEQQHTTRPTMRALIQRTHRGPNDLVLATDHPRPTPGPGEYLIRVGAAGVNFADVMQTRGTYGGGPQPPYAAGFEAVGEIVGIGPDVGGPLRLGDHVVGAGPGAFAEYMTMPAAGVVPVPAGWTDAEAIGLVLNWATALAALKPLGGIERGEVVLVHAAGGGVGQAAVRLARHYGARVIATASPDKHDTVRALGADEVLDRRRPDLAAEIARMTGGVDLVLESVGQATFEVGLSVAKPFTGRIVVFGAASGDAVLSTHDLIFDHQVQVKGLHIGALAVAAPSLYESLLGELDALIAQGVYLPGAPHIHPLAEGPEVLRHLEAGRTRGKFVLDPWR
- a CDS encoding MerR family transcriptional regulator is translated as MKIGEAAKVSGVSARSLRHYEAEGLIVPGRFDNGFRDYCPSTVDRVLVIRSLLESGLPVRLIREVLPSGPDAGTDGVCAEFLREVQSFRDRIAGRIAVLSDQQAALDAYLRQARRTDIGLPLDLDTSVELLPSPYGEQ
- a CDS encoding NAD-dependent epimerase/dehydratase family protein, whose protein sequence is MERFLVTGSSGHLGEALVRTLRAQGHAVVGLDILESPFTTITGSVTDRDTVRRALDGVTRVLHTATLHKPHVGSHRRQDFLDTNVTGTLTLLEEAATAGVDGFVFTSSTSAFGRSLTPGPDRPTAWITEDVHPVVRNIYGATKIAAEDLGELAARDLGLPVIILRTSRFFPEPDDRDEIRATYTDANLKANEFLYRRVDIADVVDAHLLAARHAPEIGFARYIISATTPFTPADLDELAVDAPAVFARRFPGIADDYQHWGWRMFPTLDRVYANDRAREALGWTPRYDFATIIDLVRAGDAPRSPLAGTVGAKGYHATPTGIYTR